Proteins from a genomic interval of Lactococcus protaetiae:
- a CDS encoding MarR family transcriptional regulator, whose amino-acid sequence MSKQAEILSSLTDLFNKINYYYRPQMEKVFPELSLSEIESIEIIAILEYPNVTKLAEALYVTRGAISKVTKKLLKKGLIESFKSPDNKKEIYFRLTQAGSEINNRHEAMHQKFLKEDEIVFEDLSEKESQVILNFLEKYNNHLDKTIRNTLKS is encoded by the coding sequence ATGTCCAAGCAAGCAGAAATCCTATCAAGTTTAACTGATTTATTTAATAAAATTAATTACTACTATCGTCCACAAATGGAAAAAGTTTTCCCAGAGTTAAGCTTGTCAGAGATTGAGTCAATTGAGATAATTGCCATACTTGAGTATCCCAATGTTACCAAGCTCGCAGAAGCACTTTATGTCACACGCGGAGCAATCAGTAAGGTCACCAAAAAATTGCTCAAGAAAGGTCTCATAGAAAGTTTCAAAAGTCCTGACAATAAAAAAGAAATTTATTTTCGGCTGACACAAGCTGGAAGTGAAATCAATAATCGTCATGAGGCGATGCATCAAAAATTTCTCAAAGAAGATGAAATAGTATTTGAAGATTTATCTGAAAAAGAAAGTCAAGTTATTTTGAATTTTCTAGAAAAATATAACAATCACCTTGATAAAACAATAAGAAACACTTTGAAATCGTAA
- a CDS encoding SDR family oxidoreductase, which yields MMDKKELVLVTGGSGFIAVHTIAKLLKKGYQVRATLRTMSRQDEVKAMINQAGAINLEMLEFVQADLLDKESWITAAQGVGYVIHVASPTPATRPKEESEMVKMAVEGLLNVFKASKQAGVKRIVLTSASGAVLAGHKNHPGTFTEKDWTNLAASINAYQRSKTRAEQEAWKFAKEQNIELTSILPVAVMGPVLGKDFSHSNQIIKSMFDGKMPFLLKMGFDYVDVRDVAELHILAMESESAVGERFLATTNENITYKQLAEWLKQEFHSRASKVSIREIPDFVVRFLSHFNESLKMPATFLGQNTNCSNEKARKLLGWKPRPAKEAIIATVQSMIDLEII from the coding sequence ATGATGGATAAAAAAGAATTAGTACTCGTTACAGGTGGTAGTGGATTTATCGCTGTGCATACGATAGCAAAACTGTTGAAAAAAGGTTATCAGGTGAGAGCGACTTTGCGCACGATGAGCCGTCAAGACGAAGTCAAAGCAATGATAAACCAAGCAGGTGCAATAAATTTAGAAATGTTAGAGTTTGTTCAAGCAGATTTATTGGACAAAGAAAGTTGGATAACAGCAGCTCAGGGAGTAGGCTATGTCATTCATGTTGCTTCGCCAACTCCGGCCACAAGACCAAAAGAAGAATCAGAGATGGTCAAAATGGCAGTAGAAGGACTACTCAATGTTTTTAAAGCATCTAAACAAGCAGGAGTAAAACGGATTGTATTGACCTCTGCATCGGGGGCGGTACTTGCAGGTCACAAAAATCATCCAGGAACATTTACAGAAAAAGATTGGACTAATTTGGCCGCTTCAATAAATGCCTATCAGCGTTCTAAAACAAGAGCGGAGCAAGAAGCATGGAAATTTGCTAAAGAACAAAACATTGAGTTGACAAGCATTTTGCCAGTAGCAGTAATGGGACCTGTGTTAGGGAAAGATTTTTCTCATTCTAATCAAATCATTAAATCTATGTTTGATGGGAAAATGCCTTTTTTATTAAAAATGGGTTTTGATTATGTTGATGTGCGAGACGTGGCGGAACTTCATATTCTTGCTATGGAATCTGAAAGTGCTGTAGGAGAAAGATTTTTAGCAACGACAAACGAAAACATCACCTACAAACAACTAGCAGAATGGTTAAAACAAGAATTTCACTCGCGAGCAAGTAAAGTTTCTATCAGAGAAATTCCAGATTTTGTTGTTAGATTTCTCTCGCATTTTAATGAAAGTCTTAAAATGCCTGCTACATTTCTCGGACAAAATACCAATTGTAGTAATGAAAAAGCGAGAAAACTACTTGGGTGGAAACCTCGCCCAGCAAAAGAAGCTATTATAGCTACTGTACAAAGCATGATAGATCTTGAAATAATTTAA
- a CDS encoding TetR/AcrR family transcriptional regulator: protein MAATDYAQTVKNDTREFISLAILQLLKKEKLSTLSVSKVCKRAGVSRMAFYRNFSDLSQVLHEYYQPKISAEFDVVRNQPLASVKIERQEIFFERFGDDFILAEQGEFEPIIRSIFTEEIKKFYVNSEDDYWVAFMAAGVYAIWHKWLLEDKKRPLKEVHALIKNFGIK, encoded by the coding sequence ATGGCAGCTACAGACTATGCGCAAACGGTGAAAAATGATACACGGGAATTTATTTCTCTTGCCATCTTACAACTTTTAAAAAAAGAAAAACTATCAACTTTGAGTGTTTCCAAAGTTTGCAAACGTGCAGGTGTAAGCCGTATGGCATTTTATCGAAATTTTTCAGACTTATCTCAAGTTTTGCATGAGTATTATCAACCTAAGATTTCCGCTGAATTTGATGTTGTGCGGAATCAACCGTTGGCCTCTGTTAAGATTGAGCGTCAAGAAATATTTTTTGAGCGATTTGGTGATGATTTTATCTTAGCGGAGCAAGGGGAGTTTGAACCAATTATTCGGAGCATTTTTACAGAAGAAATTAAAAAGTTTTATGTAAACTCTGAAGATGATTATTGGGTAGCTTTCATGGCTGCAGGTGTTTATGCCATTTGGCATAAATGGCTATTGGAAGACAAAAAGCGTCCGTTAAAAGAGGTTCATGCTTTAATCAAAAACTTTGGTATAAAATAA
- a CDS encoding hydroxymethylglutaryl-CoA synthase, with amino-acid sequence MKVGIDKVAFFVPNTYVDMTELALARGVDPAKFHIGIGQDEMAINPATQDIITFATNAAASILTDEDKKSIDMVIVGTESSVDESKASAIVVHGLLDIQPFARSIEMKEACYATTAGLAAARDHVLLHPESKVLVIASDIAKYGLNTGGEPTQGAGSVAMLVTSAPHLLVLNNDNVALSQDIYDFWRPFGQAYPSVDGKFSNETYINAFAKVWDEYTSRTGLTFEDFKAVAFHTPYTKMGKKALLPKLEAENPKNADDLMKQFEYGIAYNRRVGNLYTGSLYLSLISLLENSTDLSAGDKIGLFSYGSGTVAEFFSGELVDGFEKYLRAKDHQALLDGRSKLAISEYETMFNEKLDLNHHAEYHDEMPFSISEIRDNHRLYKK; translated from the coding sequence ATGAAAGTCGGTATAGATAAAGTTGCTTTTTTTGTGCCAAATACATATGTTGATATGACAGAGTTGGCGCTTGCTAGAGGGGTTGACCCTGCAAAATTTCATATTGGAATTGGACAAGATGAAATGGCAATCAATCCTGCTACTCAAGACATTATTACTTTTGCAACAAATGCTGCTGCAAGTATTTTGACAGATGAAGATAAAAAATCAATAGATATGGTGATTGTCGGCACAGAATCCAGTGTTGATGAATCTAAAGCTTCTGCTATTGTAGTTCATGGTCTTCTTGATATTCAACCCTTTGCACGTAGTATCGAGATGAAGGAAGCTTGCTACGCAACAACAGCAGGGCTTGCTGCTGCTCGTGACCATGTACTTCTTCATCCTGAGTCGAAAGTCCTTGTCATTGCCTCCGATATTGCAAAATATGGTTTAAATACAGGCGGAGAACCAACACAAGGGGCTGGTAGCGTTGCTATGCTGGTTACTAGCGCCCCTCATCTTTTGGTATTAAATAATGATAATGTTGCACTTTCGCAAGATATTTATGATTTTTGGCGTCCTTTTGGGCAGGCCTATCCTTCTGTTGATGGAAAATTTTCAAATGAAACTTATATCAATGCCTTTGCAAAAGTTTGGGATGAATACACTAGCCGCACTGGTTTGACTTTTGAAGATTTTAAAGCGGTCGCTTTTCATACGCCTTATACCAAAATGGGTAAAAAAGCTTTATTGCCAAAACTTGAGGCTGAAAATCCTAAAAATGCTGATGATTTGATGAAACAGTTTGAATATGGAATTGCTTATAATCGTCGTGTCGGCAATCTTTACACGGGTTCACTTTATTTGAGTTTAATCTCTCTTTTAGAAAACTCAACTGACCTATCCGCTGGTGATAAAATCGGATTATTTAGTTATGGTTCTGGAACTGTCGCTGAATTTTTCTCTGGTGAATTAGTAGATGGTTTTGAGAAATATTTGCGTGCAAAAGACCACCAAGCATTACTTGATGGACGTTCAAAATTGGCAATTTCTGAGTATGAAACAATGTTTAATGAAAAGTTAGATTTGAATCATCATGCAGAATATCATGATGAAATGCCTTTCTCAATTAGTGAGATTCGTGATAATCATCGTCTTTACAAAAAATGA
- a CDS encoding aldo/keto reductase has product MGLSDTYQLANGVQIPKVGFGTWQSPDGEVAYEAVKTALVTGYRHIDTAQAYGNEQSIGEAIKDSGIARDELFITTKLWNFVSTYEEAVSSIDESLEKLGLEYIDLLLIHWPNPVKTRPNFKLRNSELWRAMEEAHEAGKIRALGVANFQPHHLDALFETAKIKPVVNQIYSNPSDQQEDIVAYNKAHDLLTEAYSPLGTGEIFKILALGEIAEKYDKTVAQTVLRWHLQKGYLPLPKSITPNRIKENAQIFDFELTDEDMVFIDQLHGALLPHKYPDNVQF; this is encoded by the coding sequence ATGGGGTTATCAGACACTTATCAACTCGCAAATGGTGTGCAAATTCCCAAAGTTGGCTTTGGAACTTGGCAAAGTCCAGATGGAGAGGTTGCTTATGAAGCAGTGAAAACTGCACTTGTTACAGGTTATCGTCATATTGATACGGCTCAGGCTTATGGCAATGAACAATCTATAGGAGAAGCAATAAAAGATTCAGGGATAGCACGTGATGAACTTTTCATTACAACAAAATTATGGAATTTTGTCAGTACTTATGAAGAAGCTGTCAGCAGTATTGATGAAAGTTTGGAGAAGTTAGGTTTAGAATACATTGACCTTCTACTGATTCATTGGCCAAATCCAGTGAAAACACGTCCTAACTTTAAGCTGCGAAATAGTGAACTATGGCGTGCGATGGAAGAAGCTCATGAGGCGGGAAAAATTAGAGCGTTGGGTGTAGCCAATTTTCAACCTCATCATCTGGATGCTTTGTTTGAAACAGCAAAAATCAAGCCTGTTGTCAATCAGATTTATAGCAATCCAAGTGATCAACAAGAAGATATTGTAGCTTATAATAAAGCGCATGATTTGCTGACAGAAGCGTATTCTCCGCTTGGAACAGGTGAAATTTTTAAAATATTAGCCTTGGGTGAAATTGCCGAAAAATATGATAAGACAGTGGCGCAAACAGTGCTGAGATGGCATCTACAAAAAGGATACCTTCCCCTACCTAAATCTATCACACCTAATCGAATCAAAGAAAATGCTCAAATCTTTGATTTTGAACTGACAGATGAAGATATGGTGTTTATTGACCAGTTGCATGGTGCCCTTTTGCCACACAAATATCCTGATAATGTTCAGTTTTAA